A genomic region of Persephonella marina EX-H1 contains the following coding sequences:
- a CDS encoding glutamine-synthetase adenylyltransferase, with the protein MGSLSKFETLKKDFLLSLPEDRYDLLKDLVDHSSCIGDFIFRHTDQLEYLFTELEKPLKGREKLVNEAMDLLDIPDDEEFIRSLTFFKMKHFSRIVAKDIKGKNELLDLTEEYSYLADACFEVSFERAYRKHKNRYGTPIDESTGEEAKGSVIALGKHGGLDLNYYSDVDVMYIYSNEGKTTKGITNREFFINMFKDVTRYLTKRNFEGITWIVDLDLRPEGKKGFIAYSLPAVEFYYWSHGRTWERHMLIKARHAAGDPDLSNEFMSIVQPFVYRKYSGEEIFEEILEMKKLIEAEAKKKIKGEYDVKRGEGGIREVEFTVQILQLLYGGKDPELRERRTMKALEKLVDRGYIPEEDGKILKDGYIFLRRLEHLIQIKNCVQTQSLDFKDIKYYASKLGFENEKDFLERLDQFRENIKRIFENITPETDIKLTPLQRFIITKQYEEEAEDYLESLGFKDPSWALSRFKEIFFSKMYVELTENSKEVLFSFLPEFEKELKEFPDREDFLLNFSKMMVEGGMLWVFVSALEQNENLVRFMLNIAKLSDYISDLMSKDRELLDWAFGIEDVPQEREGFEKELNVINKRLDLPDRLKKLKKIVEVLVSLKYLSQIGNKNAEKRLKEINISLSNLADYILEKLYDYFGGESFSIYALGKLGSREMNIGSDLDLIFVFKDERSKNRFIKIPSQIVKTLTSYSGEGLLYQLDLRLRPFGKRGELSPSLSFYKTYFEKEARSWERLAWTKARFITGDLETKERFEELIQNFLFSKPIDDKFIEDIFEMRFRLEGLVRETPEEIDIKLGKGGITDVEFLIQTFLIINRSRETNILNGVKRYLPNITDEYIFLREVEARLRMIKGVGMSKIYRNSPFLYRIAHSFNMEPHQLWERILNTKKIIRDIFLREIKLLRERFRT; encoded by the coding sequence TTGGGAAGTTTATCAAAATTTGAGACATTAAAAAAGGATTTTCTGCTATCCCTTCCTGAAGATAGATATGATCTATTAAAGGATTTAGTTGACCACTCATCCTGTATAGGAGATTTTATATTCAGACATACAGACCAGCTTGAGTATCTTTTCACAGAACTTGAAAAACCTCTGAAAGGAAGGGAAAAGCTTGTTAATGAGGCTATGGATCTGCTTGATATCCCTGATGATGAGGAGTTTATAAGATCACTCACCTTTTTCAAGATGAAACATTTTTCAAGAATAGTTGCAAAGGATATAAAAGGTAAGAACGAACTTTTAGATCTGACAGAGGAGTACTCCTATCTCGCAGATGCCTGTTTTGAGGTTTCTTTTGAGAGGGCATACAGAAAGCATAAAAACAGGTATGGAACACCTATTGATGAGAGTACAGGTGAAGAGGCAAAAGGGAGCGTGATAGCCCTCGGAAAACATGGTGGACTTGATCTTAACTACTACTCAGATGTTGATGTTATGTATATATACTCAAATGAAGGGAAAACAACAAAAGGGATAACAAACAGAGAGTTTTTTATAAATATGTTCAAGGATGTTACAAGATACCTGACAAAAAGGAATTTTGAAGGTATTACATGGATCGTTGATCTTGATCTCAGACCTGAAGGGAAAAAAGGTTTTATAGCATACTCACTTCCCGCTGTTGAGTTTTACTACTGGAGTCATGGAAGAACCTGGGAAAGGCATATGCTTATAAAGGCGAGACATGCAGCAGGTGATCCTGATCTTTCAAATGAGTTTATGAGCATAGTTCAGCCATTCGTTTACAGAAAGTACTCAGGAGAGGAGATATTTGAAGAGATCCTTGAGATGAAAAAGCTTATTGAGGCTGAAGCTAAAAAGAAGATAAAAGGTGAGTATGATGTAAAAAGAGGTGAAGGCGGGATAAGGGAGGTGGAGTTCACAGTCCAGATCCTACAGCTTTTATACGGTGGAAAGGATCCTGAACTTAGGGAAAGAAGAACCATGAAAGCTCTGGAAAAGCTTGTAGACAGAGGTTATATCCCTGAAGAAGACGGTAAAATACTGAAGGATGGATATATATTCTTAAGAAGACTTGAACATCTGATACAGATAAAAAACTGTGTACAGACACAGTCCCTCGATTTTAAAGATATAAAATATTACGCATCAAAACTTGGGTTTGAAAATGAAAAGGATTTTTTAGAAAGGCTTGATCAGTTTAGAGAAAATATAAAAAGGATCTTTGAGAATATAACACCTGAAACAGATATAAAGCTCACACCTCTCCAGAGATTTATAATAACAAAACAGTACGAAGAAGAGGCGGAAGATTATCTTGAAAGTCTTGGTTTTAAAGATCCTTCATGGGCATTATCAAGGTTTAAAGAGATATTTTTCTCAAAGATGTATGTAGAACTGACTGAGAACTCAAAAGAGGTATTATTTTCTTTTCTTCCAGAATTTGAAAAAGAGCTTAAAGAGTTTCCAGACAGAGAGGACTTTCTTCTGAACTTCTCCAAGATGATGGTTGAGGGGGGTATGCTCTGGGTTTTTGTCTCTGCACTTGAGCAGAATGAGAATCTTGTCAGATTTATGTTGAATATAGCGAAACTTTCAGATTATATATCCGATCTTATGTCCAAGGATAGAGAGCTTCTTGACTGGGCTTTCGGGATAGAGGATGTTCCTCAGGAAAGGGAAGGTTTTGAAAAGGAGCTTAACGTTATAAATAAAAGACTTGATCTTCCTGACAGGCTGAAAAAGCTCAAAAAGATCGTTGAGGTTCTTGTTTCACTGAAGTACCTTTCCCAGATAGGTAATAAAAATGCTGAGAAAAGACTTAAGGAGATAAATATATCCTTATCAAACCTCGCAGATTATATACTTGAAAAACTTTATGATTACTTTGGTGGTGAGAGCTTTTCAATATACGCGCTTGGAAAGTTAGGAAGCAGAGAGATGAACATAGGATCAGACCTTGATCTTATATTTGTATTCAAAGATGAGAGATCAAAAAACAGATTTATAAAGATACCCTCACAGATCGTAAAAACATTAACATCATACTCAGGGGAAGGGCTTTTATACCAGCTTGATCTCAGGCTCAGACCTTTTGGAAAAAGGGGAGAGCTTTCACCTTCCCTTTCTTTCTATAAAACATACTTTGAGAAGGAAGCAAGATCGTGGGAAAGGCTTGCATGGACAAAGGCTAGATTTATAACAGGTGATTTAGAGACAAAAGAGAGATTTGAGGAGCTTATACAGAACTTTCTTTTCTCAAAGCCTATAGATGATAAGTTTATAGAAGATATTTTTGAGATGAGGTTCAGGCTTGAGGGGCTTGTAAGGGAAACACCTGAGGAGATAGACATAAAACTTGGAAAAGGTGGAATAACAGATGTAGAGTTTCTTATACAGACATTTCTGATAATTAACAGATCAAGGGAGACTAATATACTTAACGGCGTTAAAAGATACCTTCCAAATATAACTGATGAGTACATATTTCTAAGGGAGGTTGAGGCAAGACTCAGGATGATAAAAGGTGTAGGAATGTCAAAGATATACAGGAACTCACCGTTCCTGTACAGGATTGCACATTCCTTTAATATGGAACCTCACCAGTTATGGGAGAGGATCCTTAACACAAAGAAGATTATAAGGGATATATTCCTGAGAGAGATAAAACTCCTCAGAGAAAGGTTTAGAACATAG
- a CDS encoding S1C family serine protease codes for MHQFYILLSFISIFFFLSCEKPEKKEEKDPVAVIQERFAKIIQETAPSVVTILTHTKSGKTPIIFRFSEEPFPFDSETLGSGFVIKKDQKFLYIVTNSHVVEKSKTITVKFYDGYETTGKIVGQDKQTDIAVVKVKIDEKTKGIKPLKLGTTKNLKVGYLVISGGSPYNLGHTFTLGIISALNRNLGISPYENYIQTDAAINPGDSGGPLLDINGNVIGMNTAIIQSGQGLGFAIPIDTVKELSQQLIKYGKVKRGWLGVLVQEIDEKMKRKLNIDHGVLVIKVFKKSPAKKSGIKTGDIILSINGIRIRDLQDMRQVISRLKPEEKTSVEILRNRKRLIITVVIEEKLDKGN; via the coding sequence ATGCATCAATTTTATATATTACTGTCATTTATTTCTATATTTTTCTTTCTTTCCTGTGAAAAACCCGAGAAAAAGGAAGAGAAAGACCCTGTTGCCGTCATACAGGAAAGATTTGCAAAAATTATTCAGGAGACGGCACCTTCTGTAGTGACGATTCTCACCCATACAAAATCCGGTAAAACACCTATCATATTCAGATTTTCAGAGGAGCCGTTTCCCTTTGACAGTGAAACACTTGGATCAGGATTTGTTATTAAGAAAGACCAGAAATTCCTTTACATTGTTACTAACAGCCATGTTGTTGAAAAATCAAAAACCATTACTGTGAAATTTTATGATGGATATGAGACCACAGGTAAGATAGTTGGTCAGGACAAGCAAACAGATATAGCTGTTGTTAAAGTAAAGATTGATGAAAAAACGAAGGGCATAAAACCTTTAAAGCTTGGTACAACAAAAAATCTAAAAGTTGGCTATCTTGTTATATCAGGAGGAAGTCCATACAACCTCGGACATACATTTACACTCGGTATAATATCCGCACTTAACCGAAATCTCGGCATCTCACCCTACGAGAACTATATACAGACTGATGCTGCTATAAACCCGGGGGATTCAGGTGGTCCTTTACTTGATATTAATGGGAATGTTATAGGTATGAATACAGCGATAATTCAGTCAGGTCAGGGACTTGGGTTTGCCATTCCTATAGACACTGTAAAAGAGCTTTCTCAACAGCTTATAAAGTATGGTAAAGTAAAAAGGGGCTGGCTTGGTGTTCTTGTTCAGGAGATAGATGAAAAGATGAAAAGAAAGTTAAATATAGATCACGGTGTTCTTGTAATAAAGGTTTTCAAGAAAAGTCCCGCTAAAAAATCAGGTATAAAAACAGGTGATATAATTTTATCTATAAACGGGATCAGGATAAGGGATCTGCAGGATATGAGACAGGTAATATCAAGGCTAAAACCTGAAGAGAAAACATCAGTTGAGATACTTAGAAACAGGAAAAGGCTCATCATCACCGTCGTAATTGAGGAGAAATTAGACAAAGGAAATTAA
- a CDS encoding sigma-70 family RNA polymerase sigma factor — protein sequence MRKFKYEEGITYYLNSISKIPLLSPEEEKEIAKKAKEGDKEALEKLIKSNLRFVVNVAKNYTGYGIPFQELISAGNIGLIEAAKRFDPERGVRFISYAIWWIKQSILQTIQSQKDIIKIPQKTQNLSMKIDTAYLELKERLNREPKYSEIKEYLKEHENIDIDEETIENYLLIKRHSVSLDTPVDMDEGTFFIDLISKHSTKDIEENIVRESIEKEIEYILSHLSERERFIIVNRFGLNGEEPKTLREIGKELGISRERVRQIEIRALKKIRALATKKHLKDLLS from the coding sequence ATGAGAAAATTTAAATACGAAGAGGGAATAACTTATTATCTGAACTCCATATCAAAGATACCTCTCCTTTCTCCTGAAGAAGAAAAGGAGATCGCAAAAAAAGCCAAAGAAGGTGATAAAGAAGCCCTTGAGAAGCTGATAAAATCAAACCTGAGATTCGTAGTAAATGTTGCAAAGAATTACACAGGATATGGAATACCTTTTCAGGAGCTTATCTCTGCGGGGAATATAGGTCTTATAGAGGCTGCAAAAAGGTTTGATCCAGAAAGGGGTGTAAGGTTTATCTCTTACGCTATATGGTGGATAAAACAGTCTATACTCCAGACTATCCAGAGTCAGAAGGATATCATAAAGATACCCCAGAAAACGCAGAACCTGTCTATGAAGATAGATACAGCCTACCTTGAGCTTAAAGAAAGACTGAACAGGGAACCTAAGTACAGCGAGATTAAAGAGTATCTAAAGGAACATGAAAATATTGATATAGACGAGGAAACGATTGAAAACTATCTGCTTATAAAGAGACATTCTGTATCATTGGACACACCTGTAGATATGGATGAGGGAACTTTCTTTATTGATCTTATCTCAAAACACAGCACAAAGGATATTGAGGAGAATATTGTAAGAGAGTCCATAGAGAAAGAGATAGAGTACATTCTTTCCCATCTCTCAGAAAGGGAGAGGTTTATCATTGTAAACAGGTTTGGACTAAACGGTGAAGAACCAAAAACACTGAGAGAGATAGGTAAAGAGCTTGGGATATCAAGGGAGAGAGTCAGGCAGATAGAGATAAGGGCATTGAAAAAGATAAGAGCTTTAGCGACAAAAAAACATCTAAAGGATCTGCTCAGCTAA
- a CDS encoding YqaA family protein: protein MFEGLREWAEAVVNDYGYLGIFLISFTESIIQPVPPDPFITGGTAFGLSPVYAALIAAVASVLGGMVGYALGKFLGEPVFKKFIGEKYYDKGEILFRKYGIWAVIIAAITPIPFKAICWLAGIFEMPFWGFVLAAFIGRLPRFLFMAFFGQWLGSL from the coding sequence ATGTTTGAAGGTCTAAGAGAGTGGGCTGAAGCCGTTGTAAACGATTACGGATACTTAGGTATATTCCTTATATCCTTTACAGAAAGTATAATCCAGCCTGTTCCACCTGATCCTTTTATCACAGGAGGAACAGCATTCGGCCTTTCTCCCGTTTATGCCGCTCTAATAGCTGCAGTTGCAAGTGTATTAGGCGGTATGGTTGGGTATGCCTTAGGTAAATTCCTCGGTGAGCCTGTTTTCAAAAAGTTTATAGGTGAGAAGTATTACGACAAAGGTGAGATCCTGTTCAGAAAATATGGAATATGGGCTGTTATAATAGCGGCAATCACACCTATACCTTTCAAAGCTATATGCTGGCTTGCAGGAATATTTGAGATGCCTTTCTGGGGTTTTGTTCTGGCAGCATTTATCGGAAGATTACCAAGATTTTTATTTATGGCATTTTTTGGGCAATGGCTGGGAAGTCTGTAA
- the tyrS gene encoding tyrosine--tRNA ligase, whose translation MLKLSPEEQLKIIKKGVLEIINEEELLEKLKEERPLIVKAGFDPTAPDLHLGHTVLLQKLRTFQQLGHTVYFIIGDFTAMIGDPSGRDKTRPPLTKEQVLENAKTYKEQVFKVLDPEKTVVVFNSEWLGDMTAQDLIKLTARYTVARMLERDDFKKRFKENKPIAIHEFIYPLLQAYDSVAIKADVELGGSDQRFNLLIGRDIQKEYGIEKPQVAILLPLLVGTDGVRKMSKSYGNYIGITEPPEEMFGKLMSIPDDLMWDYWELLTDLSIEEIEKMKMDVEEGVLHPMEVKKQLAMYIVTRFHDEESAIKAREHFERVHSKREIPEEIPEPEIIVATEGKIPLYELVFKTGFAPSKSEARRLIKGGAVKIDGEKFTDPYFEVDLTKEFVLQVGKRKFARIKPENIKIER comes from the coding sequence TTGCTTAAACTATCACCTGAAGAACAGTTAAAAATTATAAAAAAAGGTGTCCTTGAGATAATAAATGAGGAGGAGCTTCTAGAGAAACTAAAAGAGGAGAGACCTCTAATAGTAAAGGCTGGCTTTGATCCCACAGCTCCAGACCTACATCTCGGGCATACAGTTCTTTTACAGAAATTAAGAACTTTCCAGCAGCTTGGACATACCGTTTATTTTATAATTGGTGACTTTACAGCGATGATTGGTGACCCTTCAGGAAGGGATAAAACAAGACCTCCTCTCACAAAAGAGCAGGTTCTTGAGAATGCAAAAACATACAAAGAGCAGGTTTTTAAGGTTTTAGATCCTGAAAAAACTGTTGTTGTTTTTAACAGTGAGTGGCTTGGTGATATGACAGCACAGGATCTTATAAAACTTACAGCAAGATACACTGTAGCAAGGATGCTTGAGAGGGATGACTTTAAAAAGAGGTTTAAGGAAAACAAGCCTATAGCGATACATGAGTTTATATATCCATTACTGCAGGCTTACGACTCTGTTGCGATAAAAGCTGATGTTGAGCTTGGAGGATCAGACCAGAGATTCAATCTTTTAATAGGGAGAGATATACAGAAAGAGTACGGGATTGAAAAACCACAGGTTGCTATCCTGCTTCCTCTACTTGTTGGGACAGACGGTGTCAGAAAGATGAGTAAATCGTACGGAAACTATATAGGTATAACAGAGCCTCCTGAGGAGATGTTTGGAAAGCTCATGTCCATACCTGATGATCTTATGTGGGATTACTGGGAGCTTCTGACAGATCTTAGTATAGAAGAGATAGAGAAGATGAAAATGGACGTTGAGGAAGGCGTTTTACATCCAATGGAAGTAAAAAAACAGCTTGCTATGTATATAGTAACAAGATTCCATGATGAGGAATCCGCTATAAAGGCAAGGGAGCATTTTGAGAGAGTTCACTCAAAAAGGGAGATACCTGAAGAGATACCTGAACCTGAGATAATAGTTGCCACAGAGGGGAAGATACCTCTTTATGAGCTTGTTTTCAAAACAGGCTTTGCACCTTCAAAATCTGAGGCGAGAAGACTTATAAAAGGTGGTGCTGTAAAGATAGATGGAGAAAAATTCACAGATCCTTATTTTGAGGTTGATCTTACAAAGGAGTTTGTCCTGCAGGTTGGAAAGAGAAAGTTCGCAAGAATAAAGCCTGAAAATATAAAAATAGAAAGATAG
- a CDS encoding aspartate aminotransferase family protein encodes MEKFIEEGKRYLIQNYARYPVSFVKGEGVYLYDTEGKRYIDMLAGIAVNTLGYNHPLLTEALCNQIKDVIHVSNLFYIQPQIDVAKILVENSCLDRVFFCNSGAEANETAIKLVRKYFYDKGKPEKFEIVTFTGGFHGRTIGSLTATAQPKYHEGFKPLLQGIRYAEFNNVESLKSAVNENTAAVMFEFIQGEGGINPIDRDFLSEIVKISREYDLLIVVDEVQTGIGRTGKLFAYQHYDICPDIVTLAKGLGGGVPIGAVLAKEEVAEVFTPGTHGSTFGGNYISTTAAKVVLNEVLKDGFLEDVEKKGEFLIEELRNIGLKPRGKGLMVGCPLPEDIKAGDIAKKALDEGLIIGTAGGNTLRFVPPLIIQKEQIQEAVNILKKVVV; translated from the coding sequence ATGGAAAAATTTATTGAGGAAGGTAAAAGATACCTTATACAGAATTATGCGAGATACCCTGTTTCATTTGTTAAAGGTGAAGGGGTTTATCTTTATGATACAGAAGGGAAAAGATATATAGATATGCTCGCAGGAATAGCTGTTAACACACTTGGTTATAATCACCCTTTACTTACAGAAGCTCTCTGTAACCAGATAAAGGATGTTATACATGTGTCAAACCTCTTTTATATACAGCCCCAGATTGATGTGGCAAAGATACTTGTTGAAAACTCATGTCTTGACAGGGTTTTTTTCTGCAACTCTGGAGCTGAGGCTAATGAGACAGCTATAAAACTTGTCAGAAAGTATTTTTATGATAAGGGAAAACCTGAAAAGTTTGAGATAGTAACATTTACAGGTGGATTCCACGGAAGAACTATAGGCTCACTTACAGCAACAGCCCAGCCAAAGTATCATGAAGGTTTTAAACCTCTCCTGCAGGGAATAAGATATGCAGAGTTTAATAACGTTGAAAGCCTGAAGTCAGCTGTTAATGAGAATACAGCAGCTGTTATGTTTGAGTTTATCCAGGGAGAAGGAGGGATAAACCCTATAGACAGAGATTTTCTATCGGAGATTGTAAAGATAAGCAGAGAGTACGATCTTCTGATTGTTGTTGACGAGGTTCAGACAGGTATAGGAAGGACAGGAAAGCTTTTTGCCTACCAGCATTATGATATATGTCCTGATATTGTTACACTTGCAAAGGGTTTAGGTGGAGGCGTTCCTATAGGTGCTGTACTTGCAAAAGAAGAGGTGGCAGAGGTGTTCACACCTGGAACACACGGCTCAACATTTGGAGGGAACTATATATCAACAACAGCAGCAAAGGTAGTTCTTAATGAGGTTCTAAAGGATGGATTCCTTGAGGATGTAGAAAAAAAGGGAGAATTTCTTATTGAAGAGCTGAGAAATATAGGATTAAAACCAAGGGGAAAGGGTCTTATGGTAGGCTGTCCTTTACCTGAGGATATAAAGGCAGGTGATATAGCTAAAAAGGCTCTTGATGAAGGGCTTATAATAGGAACAGCTGGAGGAAACACACTTAGATTTGTTCCACCATTAATAATACAGAAAGAACAGATACAGGAAGCTGTGAATATACTTAAAAAAGTTGTTGTCTGA
- the rnr gene encoding ribonuclease R, with the protein MEVTEKDVINFLKHRRKPTYFKMFLKKLGIPKSEKKKLRKLLKKLQKKKIIRYEKGKYLLTEWKEEGDLIEGRVEAHPSGYGFLIVGEDVEDLFIPPPQMRYLFDGDIVLAKAVKRRKKDEAKIVKIVQRAVKTVVGIYKKDRTGHYILLADTVIPHRIYISKKEAKKKKLEEGMYVVVEITEYPAPKVRGRGKVVEVLGKTKNTRTVAEIVARKYSLPLKHSEEAVKEAEKLSPVVRITKNRRDLTDQICFTIDPESARDHDDAVAIEKEGNLYRLFVHIADVSYYVKEGSAIDREAFERGNTYYLPEMALHMLPERLAAELCSLRPDEKKYAFTCEMLINRAGKVVDYDIYESVIISKAKLTYDEALRLIVGDPALEKKYPDLVKPLRYMEELAKILMKAKEKRGSIDFDMPESKILFTETGDPYDVVPYERHLAHRIIEEFMIIANETVARFMEEKGYPFIYRTHEEPDLDKVIKFVDLVAGLGYDVSYPEKITPKFIQKIIEKATGTPEENLIRFMALRTMKQAKYTVENIGHFGLASDCYTHFTSPIRRYADINVHRMLKKAIRKKFTKKDMQELPEKLKVIADQCSKMERVADDAERDALEILKLRILASHIGEEFEGVITGVVSFGLFVEIEKYLVEGLIHISTLPDDFRYDEENQRLIGKERIFRLGDKVKVIIERVDEDLKKLDLLLSDDSLKVS; encoded by the coding sequence ATGGAAGTTACAGAAAAGGATGTAATAAATTTCTTAAAACATAGAAGAAAACCAACATACTTTAAGATGTTTCTTAAGAAACTCGGTATACCGAAGTCCGAGAAGAAAAAACTGAGAAAACTTCTTAAAAAACTGCAGAAAAAGAAGATAATCAGATATGAAAAAGGCAAATACCTTCTTACAGAGTGGAAAGAAGAAGGTGATCTTATAGAAGGGAGGGTTGAAGCCCATCCAAGCGGTTACGGATTTCTGATCGTAGGTGAGGATGTTGAGGATCTTTTTATCCCACCACCACAGATGAGATACCTTTTTGATGGTGATATTGTTCTTGCAAAAGCTGTTAAAAGAAGAAAGAAAGATGAAGCAAAAATTGTAAAGATAGTACAGAGAGCTGTAAAAACGGTTGTAGGTATATATAAAAAAGACAGAACAGGTCATTACATACTCCTTGCTGATACAGTGATACCTCACAGGATATACATATCAAAGAAGGAAGCTAAGAAGAAAAAGTTAGAAGAAGGTATGTATGTTGTTGTTGAGATTACAGAGTATCCTGCACCCAAGGTTAGAGGAAGGGGAAAGGTTGTAGAGGTTTTGGGAAAAACAAAAAATACAAGAACCGTTGCGGAGATTGTTGCAAGAAAGTACAGCCTTCCACTTAAACATTCTGAGGAGGCTGTAAAAGAGGCTGAAAAGCTTTCTCCAGTCGTCAGGATAACAAAGAACAGAAGGGATCTCACAGATCAGATCTGTTTCACAATAGATCCAGAATCAGCAAGGGATCATGATGATGCTGTTGCCATAGAAAAGGAGGGAAACCTTTACAGACTTTTTGTCCATATAGCTGATGTTTCTTACTATGTAAAGGAAGGTTCTGCAATAGACAGGGAGGCTTTTGAGAGGGGTAACACATACTACCTTCCTGAGATGGCTTTACATATGCTTCCTGAAAGGCTTGCGGCTGAGCTCTGCAGTCTCAGACCTGATGAGAAAAAGTATGCCTTTACCTGTGAGATGTTGATAAACAGAGCTGGAAAGGTAGTTGATTACGACATATACGAGAGTGTGATCATAAGTAAAGCAAAGCTTACATACGATGAGGCTTTAAGGCTTATTGTTGGTGATCCGGCTTTAGAAAAGAAATATCCAGATCTTGTTAAACCGTTAAGGTATATGGAAGAGCTTGCAAAGATACTTATGAAAGCAAAGGAGAAAAGAGGAAGTATTGATTTTGATATGCCTGAAAGTAAGATACTCTTTACGGAAACGGGGGATCCTTACGATGTTGTTCCCTATGAGAGACATCTTGCCCACAGAATCATTGAGGAGTTTATGATAATAGCAAATGAGACTGTTGCAAGATTTATGGAGGAAAAGGGATACCCATTTATATACAGGACGCATGAAGAACCTGATCTTGATAAAGTGATAAAGTTTGTTGATCTTGTTGCAGGTCTTGGATATGATGTTTCATACCCTGAAAAGATAACACCAAAGTTTATACAGAAGATAATAGAAAAGGCTACAGGAACACCTGAAGAGAATCTTATAAGATTTATGGCCTTAAGAACAATGAAGCAGGCTAAATACACCGTTGAAAATATAGGACATTTTGGACTTGCCTCAGATTGTTACACACATTTTACATCTCCTATAAGAAGGTATGCTGATATAAATGTCCACAGAATGCTCAAAAAGGCAATAAGAAAAAAATTCACAAAGAAAGATATGCAGGAACTTCCTGAAAAGCTGAAAGTTATAGCAGATCAGTGTTCAAAGATGGAAAGGGTTGCTGATGATGCAGAGAGAGATGCCCTTGAAATACTTAAGCTCAGAATACTTGCCTCCCACATAGGAGAGGAGTTTGAAGGGGTGATAACAGGTGTTGTCTCATTTGGACTATTTGTTGAGATAGAAAAGTATCTTGTGGAAGGTCTTATACATATATCAACACTTCCTGATGATTTCAGGTACGATGAGGAGAATCAGAGACTTATCGGTAAGGAAAGGATCTTCAGACTGGGAGATAAGGTCAAGGTTATAATAGAACGTGTTGATGAGGATCTGAAAAAGCTTGATCTTCTCCTTTCCGACGACTCCTTAAAAGTAAGTTAA
- a CDS encoding ATP synthase F0 subunit B, producing the protein MHVGVIPDITLFVQLIIFLIFMFIMKKIYFDPYLESFDERERTVDSLLKQAEENNKKANEILEQVEAILAETKKEAQKILDQYHSETNEMVANILRKASEEAEKEIEEAKKDVERVVEIEKKTMDKVIQKIAEEIAEKLLLKEKAA; encoded by the coding sequence ATGCATGTTGGCGTTATCCCTGATATAACACTGTTCGTTCAGCTTATCATATTTCTGATCTTCATGTTTATTATGAAAAAGATCTATTTTGATCCTTACCTTGAATCTTTTGATGAAAGGGAGAGAACCGTTGACAGCCTTTTAAAACAGGCTGAGGAAAACAATAAAAAAGCAAATGAGATCCTTGAGCAGGTTGAAGCCATACTGGCTGAGACCAAAAAGGAAGCACAGAAAATTCTTGATCAGTATCATTCAGAAACAAATGAGATGGTTGCTAATATCTTGAGAAAAGCCTCAGAGGAAGCAGAAAAAGAGATTGAAGAGGCTAAAAAAGATGTTGAGAGGGTTGTTGAGATAGAGAAGAAAACTATGGACAAAGTGATACAGAAGATAGCTGAAGAGATAGCAGAAAAACTACTTCTCAAGGAGAAGGCAGCATGA